A single Equus asinus isolate D_3611 breed Donkey chromosome 21, EquAss-T2T_v2, whole genome shotgun sequence DNA region contains:
- the LOC106829430 gene encoding phospholipid scramblase 1-like isoform X1 gives MDKQNMPGRNLPAGSPPQYPPAAFQGPPGPPGYPGPQAGYPGPQAGYPGPQAGYSGPQAGYPGPQAGLSVPPADYPGAGPVGSPVQQQPVYNHPGRPGGLPWMPAPAPPSDCPPGLEYLSQIDQILVHQQIELLEVLTGFETENKYEIKNSFGQMIYFAKEDTDCCTRYCFGPARPFTLRIVDNLGQEVITMQRPLRCNSCFFPCCLQELEIHAPPGVPIGYVTQIWHPCLPKFTVQNERREDVLKIIGPCIVCRCCADVEFEVKSLDEANVVGKISKQWGGFLREAYTDADNFGIQFPLDLDVKMKAAMLGACFLIDFMFFESSGGNN, from the exons ATGGACAAACAAA ACATGCCAGGAAGAAATTTACCAGCTGGGTCTCCCCCTCAATATCCCCCGGCAGCATTCCAAG GACCTCCAGGACCTCCTGGCTATCCTGGCCCGCAGGCTGGCTATCCTGGCCCCCAGGCTGGCTATCCTGGCCCCCAGGCTGGCTACTCTGGCCCCCAGGCTGGCTATCCTGGCCCCCAGGCTGGCCTCTCAGTCCCACCAGCTGATTATccaggtgctggcccagtgggcTCTCCTGTCCAGCAGCAGCCAGTGTATAATCATCCAGGTAGACCTGGAGGGCTACCATGGATGCCAGCACCAGCACCTCCATCAGACTGTCCACCTGGGTTGGAATATTTAAGTCAG ATAGATCAGATACTGGTTCATCAGCAAATTGAGCTTCTGGAAG tcCTAACAGGTtttgaaactgaaaacaaatatgaaattaaGAACAGCTTTGGACAGATGATTTACTTTGCAAAGGAGGATACTGATTGCTGTACCCGATATTGTTTTGGGCCTGCTCGACCTTTTACCCTGAGGATTGTTGATAATCTAGGCCAAGAAGTCATAACCATGCAGAGACCACTGAGGTGTAACAGCTGCTTTTTCCCCTGCTGCCTTCAAGAG CTAGAAATCCACGCTCCTCCTGGTGTACCAATAGGTTATGTGACTCAGATATGGCACCCGTGTCTGCCTAAGTTTACAGTTCaaaatgagaggagagaggatgTACTTAAGATTATCGGTCCGTGTATTGTGTGCAGATGTTGTGCAGATGTTGAGTTTGAG gTTAAGTCTCTTGATGAAGCAAATGTGGTTGGCAAGATTTCCAAGCAGTGGGGTGGTTTTCTGAGAGAGGCATATACAGATGCTGATAACTTTGGGATCCAGTTCCCTTTAGACCTTGATGTGAAAATGAAAGCTGCGATGCTTGGCGCATGTTTCCTCATT gaCTTCATGTTTTTTGAAAGCAGTGGAGGCAATAACTAG
- the LOC106829430 gene encoding phospholipid scramblase 1-like isoform X2 yields MDKQRPPGPPGYPGPQAGYPGPQAGYPGPQAGYSGPQAGYPGPQAGLSVPPADYPGAGPVGSPVQQQPVYNHPGRPGGLPWMPAPAPPSDCPPGLEYLSQIDQILVHQQIELLEVLTGFETENKYEIKNSFGQMIYFAKEDTDCCTRYCFGPARPFTLRIVDNLGQEVITMQRPLRCNSCFFPCCLQELEIHAPPGVPIGYVTQIWHPCLPKFTVQNERREDVLKIIGPCIVCRCCADVEFEVKSLDEANVVGKISKQWGGFLREAYTDADNFGIQFPLDLDVKMKAAMLGACFLIDFMFFESSGGNN; encoded by the exons ATGGACAAACAAA GACCTCCAGGACCTCCTGGCTATCCTGGCCCGCAGGCTGGCTATCCTGGCCCCCAGGCTGGCTATCCTGGCCCCCAGGCTGGCTACTCTGGCCCCCAGGCTGGCTATCCTGGCCCCCAGGCTGGCCTCTCAGTCCCACCAGCTGATTATccaggtgctggcccagtgggcTCTCCTGTCCAGCAGCAGCCAGTGTATAATCATCCAGGTAGACCTGGAGGGCTACCATGGATGCCAGCACCAGCACCTCCATCAGACTGTCCACCTGGGTTGGAATATTTAAGTCAG ATAGATCAGATACTGGTTCATCAGCAAATTGAGCTTCTGGAAG tcCTAACAGGTtttgaaactgaaaacaaatatgaaattaaGAACAGCTTTGGACAGATGATTTACTTTGCAAAGGAGGATACTGATTGCTGTACCCGATATTGTTTTGGGCCTGCTCGACCTTTTACCCTGAGGATTGTTGATAATCTAGGCCAAGAAGTCATAACCATGCAGAGACCACTGAGGTGTAACAGCTGCTTTTTCCCCTGCTGCCTTCAAGAG CTAGAAATCCACGCTCCTCCTGGTGTACCAATAGGTTATGTGACTCAGATATGGCACCCGTGTCTGCCTAAGTTTACAGTTCaaaatgagaggagagaggatgTACTTAAGATTATCGGTCCGTGTATTGTGTGCAGATGTTGTGCAGATGTTGAGTTTGAG gTTAAGTCTCTTGATGAAGCAAATGTGGTTGGCAAGATTTCCAAGCAGTGGGGTGGTTTTCTGAGAGAGGCATATACAGATGCTGATAACTTTGGGATCCAGTTCCCTTTAGACCTTGATGTGAAAATGAAAGCTGCGATGCTTGGCGCATGTTTCCTCATT gaCTTCATGTTTTTTGAAAGCAGTGGAGGCAATAACTAG
- the LOC106829430 gene encoding phospholipid scramblase 1-like isoform X3, whose protein sequence is MPAPAPPSDCPPGLEYLSQIDQILVHQQIELLEVLTGFETENKYEIKNSFGQMIYFAKEDTDCCTRYCFGPARPFTLRIVDNLGQEVITMQRPLRCNSCFFPCCLQELEIHAPPGVPIGYVTQIWHPCLPKFTVQNERREDVLKIIGPCIVCRCCADVEFEVKSLDEANVVGKISKQWGGFLREAYTDADNFGIQFPLDLDVKMKAAMLGACFLIDFMFFESSGGNN, encoded by the exons ATGCCAGCACCAGCACCTCCATCAGACTGTCCACCTGGGTTGGAATATTTAAGTCAG ATAGATCAGATACTGGTTCATCAGCAAATTGAGCTTCTGGAAG tcCTAACAGGTtttgaaactgaaaacaaatatgaaattaaGAACAGCTTTGGACAGATGATTTACTTTGCAAAGGAGGATACTGATTGCTGTACCCGATATTGTTTTGGGCCTGCTCGACCTTTTACCCTGAGGATTGTTGATAATCTAGGCCAAGAAGTCATAACCATGCAGAGACCACTGAGGTGTAACAGCTGCTTTTTCCCCTGCTGCCTTCAAGAG CTAGAAATCCACGCTCCTCCTGGTGTACCAATAGGTTATGTGACTCAGATATGGCACCCGTGTCTGCCTAAGTTTACAGTTCaaaatgagaggagagaggatgTACTTAAGATTATCGGTCCGTGTATTGTGTGCAGATGTTGTGCAGATGTTGAGTTTGAG gTTAAGTCTCTTGATGAAGCAAATGTGGTTGGCAAGATTTCCAAGCAGTGGGGTGGTTTTCTGAGAGAGGCATATACAGATGCTGATAACTTTGGGATCCAGTTCCCTTTAGACCTTGATGTGAAAATGAAAGCTGCGATGCTTGGCGCATGTTTCCTCATT gaCTTCATGTTTTTTGAAAGCAGTGGAGGCAATAACTAG